Proteins encoded by one window of Achromobacter pestifer:
- a CDS encoding cis-(methyl)benzoate dihydrodiol dehydrogenase, protein MAASTRRCTTWAAPSGCVSPGAIDNGQRIVPRNPQPLSEAETGWMKAIYTQLLRDTPMNRLGTPEEIAADLAAGW, encoded by the coding sequence ATGGCCGCGTCGACGCGTCGGTGCACAACGTGGGCGGCACCATCTGGGTGCGTCTCGCCCGGTGCCATCGACAACGGCCAGCGCATCGTGCCGCGCAACCCGCAGCCGCTGAGCGAGGCCGAGACCGGCTGGATGAAAGCCATCTACACCCAGTTGCTGCGCGACACGCCGATGAACCGCCTGGGCACACCAGAAGAGATCGCCGCGGACTTGGCGGCCGGGTGGTGA
- a CDS encoding Tn3-like element IS1071 family transposase, translating into MQGWHTTFLGMRGLPRDISDFEMKAFFTFDGAERDAINARRGDSHKLGLALHIGFLRMSGRLLGAFRVIPVALWRHLGNELGIAAPEVASLRAMYERGRTLFDHQQVACTVLGFQWMSEHQRRSLVRELRDEVARCADRDQLLVRARQWLYKNKLVIVHERAIRTLIAAALAQLEVETGTAIAASVDPATLDRWRASVSELRPDGQTQQSWLWAAPAKHSTRQISEVLERIDLLYTLDVHKHLADIPDLILRRYARRLVSRPPSAGAKIKEPARTVEVACFLRYCLFTTTDQLILMVQRRIADLWRQAAADVPATVNWAAMYKTLLGELVALSAQGAVPDAELRARLEALITETQKRKPPSRASLVREGLIDGIRPVRSLLVAIAKLPWQATGEHPAIEYLAKLQALYLKGSRKLPVEVVAPSLGMIWQVSISSPDRERAFQALEVATLFALRRAVRNGSVWIEHSLSFRGRARLFFTDERWQAESKKHYARLSLPSKAATFLKPLLARVTAGVDAVAAAARSGVLRVDDELHLSPLPAEDEDPEVTKLRAALDHRIGEVQLPEVILAVDAQVRFSWIMLGREPRSTDELLMVYAGIMAHGTSLTAVECARMIPQLSATSIRQAMRWARDERRLSQACQAVLEFMQRHPIAATWGRSDLASSDMMSMETTKRVWQARLDPRRNTPSIGIYSHVKDRWGIFHAQPFVLNERQAGVAIEGVIRQEKLETSQLAVDTHGYTDFAMSHARLLGFDLCPRLKELKQRHLFVPRGTKVPAEIAAVCEANVDVALIEKHWDSLVHLAASVMSGHASAVAALARFGSAAQGDPIYEAGVQLGRLLRTAFLADYFVKDAFRNELRRVLNRGEAVNALKRAIYTGRISPAQAKRVDEMQAVADALSLMANIVMAWNTSQMQAVLDRWSNRRQVIPPELIGKIAPTRGRLRKRRIKHVKPIAEVATA; encoded by the coding sequence ATGCAGGGTTGGCACACAACGTTTTTGGGGATGCGTGGGCTCCCCCGCGATATCAGCGACTTCGAGATGAAGGCATTTTTCACCTTCGATGGTGCCGAGCGCGACGCAATCAATGCACGCCGAGGTGATTCCCACAAGCTTGGTCTGGCGCTCCATATTGGTTTCCTGCGCATGAGTGGGCGTTTGCTCGGTGCCTTTCGGGTAATTCCAGTAGCCTTGTGGCGCCACCTTGGCAACGAGCTTGGCATTGCAGCACCAGAAGTCGCCTCGCTGAGAGCCATGTATGAACGCGGGCGCACGCTATTCGATCACCAACAAGTAGCCTGCACGGTCCTTGGATTCCAGTGGATGAGCGAGCACCAGCGCCGCTCACTGGTACGTGAACTGCGCGACGAAGTGGCGCGCTGCGCCGACCGCGATCAGCTACTCGTGCGGGCGCGTCAATGGCTGTACAAGAACAAGCTGGTGATCGTGCACGAGCGGGCAATTCGGACACTGATTGCGGCGGCACTTGCCCAGCTTGAAGTTGAAACAGGCACCGCCATCGCCGCCAGCGTTGATCCAGCAACACTTGATCGCTGGCGAGCCTCAGTTTCAGAGCTGCGCCCAGATGGACAAACCCAGCAGAGTTGGCTATGGGCTGCACCGGCGAAACACTCAACCCGCCAAATCAGCGAGGTACTGGAGCGCATCGACCTGCTTTACACGCTGGACGTTCATAAGCACCTGGCAGACATCCCCGATCTCATCTTGCGCCGCTACGCGCGCCGACTTGTCTCCAGGCCGCCCTCAGCCGGAGCCAAGATCAAAGAGCCAGCGCGCACCGTGGAGGTCGCATGCTTTCTTCGGTATTGCCTGTTCACCACCACAGACCAGTTGATCCTTATGGTGCAGCGCCGGATCGCCGATCTGTGGCGTCAGGCTGCCGCCGATGTCCCCGCTACCGTCAATTGGGCCGCAATGTACAAAACGCTGCTCGGCGAACTTGTTGCCTTGAGCGCGCAAGGTGCGGTGCCAGATGCTGAGTTGCGTGCCCGTCTTGAAGCCTTGATCACCGAAACCCAGAAACGCAAACCACCGAGCAGGGCCTCCCTGGTCCGCGAGGGATTGATTGATGGAATTCGCCCCGTGCGGTCGTTGCTCGTCGCCATTGCAAAGCTGCCCTGGCAGGCCACCGGCGAGCATCCTGCCATCGAGTACCTTGCCAAGCTGCAAGCTTTATATCTCAAAGGATCCAGAAAGCTGCCAGTTGAAGTGGTGGCACCAAGTCTGGGAATGATCTGGCAGGTTTCGATCTCCAGCCCAGACCGGGAACGGGCGTTTCAGGCGTTGGAGGTGGCCACCCTGTTTGCCCTGCGCCGCGCGGTGCGCAATGGCTCGGTCTGGATTGAGCACAGCCTGAGCTTTCGGGGTCGTGCGCGCTTGTTCTTCACGGACGAGCGTTGGCAGGCAGAGTCCAAGAAACACTATGCCCGTCTATCGTTACCCAGCAAGGCTGCCACTTTCTTGAAGCCTTTGCTGGCCAGAGTAACTGCCGGTGTCGATGCGGTGGCCGCTGCAGCCCGCAGTGGCGTACTGCGCGTGGATGATGAACTCCATTTGTCGCCATTGCCCGCAGAGGACGAAGACCCAGAAGTGACCAAGCTGCGCGCGGCTTTGGATCACCGCATCGGTGAGGTTCAATTGCCGGAAGTGATTCTGGCCGTTGACGCCCAGGTGCGCTTTAGCTGGATCATGCTCGGACGTGAGCCGCGCTCTACCGACGAGCTGCTGATGGTCTATGCCGGCATCATGGCCCACGGCACCAGTCTGACTGCGGTCGAATGCGCGCGCATGATTCCGCAATTGTCTGCCACCAGCATTCGCCAGGCCATGCGCTGGGCGCGGGACGAACGGCGTCTGAGCCAGGCCTGCCAGGCTGTGCTGGAATTCATGCAGCGACACCCGATTGCCGCCACCTGGGGGCGGTCCGATTTGGCATCTTCTGACATGATGAGCATGGAGACCACCAAACGGGTGTGGCAAGCCCGGCTTGATCCTCGGCGCAACACACCTTCCATTGGAATCTACTCCCATGTAAAAGACCGGTGGGGCATCTTCCATGCGCAGCCCTTTGTGCTCAATGAGCGCCAGGCGGGCGTGGCCATTGAAGGTGTCATCCGCCAAGAAAAGCTGGAGACCAGCCAGCTTGCTGTGGATACCCATGGCTACACCGACTTTGCCATGTCACATGCCCGTTTGCTTGGTTTTGATCTTTGCCCGCGGTTGAAGGAACTCAAACAGCGCCACCTCTTTGTGCCACGCGGCACCAAAGTGCCCGCAGAAATCGCTGCGGTGTGCGAAGCCAATGTCGACGTCGCTTTGATCGAAAAGCATTGGGATAGTCTGGTGCACCTGGCAGCCTCGGTCATGAGCGGACATGCCAGTGCGGTGGCAGCTCTTGCGCGGTTCGGTTCTGCCGCCCAGGGCGATCCAATCTATGAGGCTGGCGTGCAATTGGGGCGGTTGCTGCGTACGGCGTTTTTGGCTGACTACTTTGTCAAGGACGCTTTCAGGAACGAGTTGCGCCGGGTGCTCAATCGGGGCGAGGCTGTTAACGCCCTCAAGCGCGCCATTTATACCGGCCGGATCAGCCCGGCGCAGGCCAAACGTGTCGATGAAATGCAGGCTGTGGCCGATGCGTTGAGCCTGATGGCCAACATCGTGATGGCGTGGAATACCTCACAGATGCAGGCGGTCCTGGATCGCTGGTCGAACCGCCGCCAGGTCATTCCACCGGAACTGATCGGGAAGATTGCGCCCACCAGGGGTCGTCTCAGAAAACGGAGAATAAAGCACGTTAAGCCGATTGCAGAGGTCGCAACGGCCTGA
- a CDS encoding DUF1883 domain-containing protein produces MNFLKYDLGNRKRGEIVEITLTKGANVRLMTSSEFSNYRNGKNHRFIGGLAKRSPVRLQINSSGHWYVVVDMQGLQGSTNASVRVLPGALPEIQERPLSEIPSLVREHIPTPAESGGQTHDVFISHASEDKDEFVRPLANALIQHGLNVWFDEMTLKIGDSLRQKIDKGLVNSRVGLVVLSPSFIKKGWTNYELDGIVTRTVSGEQVLLPIWHNITKQQVVDFSPSLADKVARSTATHTIDEIAQEIADLLHSKE; encoded by the coding sequence TTGAATTTTCTTAAGTACGATTTGGGAAATCGCAAACGCGGCGAAATTGTAGAGATTACTTTAACAAAAGGCGCTAATGTGCGCCTAATGACAAGCTCTGAATTTTCCAACTACAGAAATGGGAAAAATCACAGATTTATTGGTGGACTCGCGAAACGCTCTCCTGTTCGGCTTCAAATAAATAGCTCAGGCCATTGGTATGTCGTCGTTGACATGCAAGGACTGCAAGGCAGCACAAATGCCTCGGTTCGAGTTCTGCCTGGCGCTTTGCCTGAGATACAGGAAAGGCCTCTTTCAGAAATTCCAAGCCTGGTTCGCGAACATATACCAACCCCAGCAGAATCAGGAGGTCAAACGCATGATGTATTCATTTCCCATGCTTCCGAAGATAAAGATGAGTTCGTGCGCCCGTTAGCAAACGCTTTGATCCAACACGGGTTAAATGTTTGGTTCGATGAAATGACGCTAAAAATCGGAGACAGTTTGCGTCAAAAAATTGATAAGGGACTTGTCAACAGTAGAGTTGGGCTTGTCGTTCTTTCACCGTCTTTCATAAAAAAAGGTTGGACTAATTATGAACTAGACGGAATCGTTACAAGAACCGTATCGGGCGAACAGGTGCTTCTTCCAATTTGGCACAACATAACAAAACAACAAGTGGTTGATTTCAGCCCCTCTCTCGCCGACAAGGTAGCTCGCAGCACTGCCACACACACAATCGACGAAATTGCACAGGAAATAGCCGACCTCCTTCATTCAAAAGAATGA
- a CDS encoding acetaldehyde dehydrogenase (acetylating), translating into MTKKIKCALIGPGNIGTDLLAKLQRSPLLEPVWMVGIDPNSDGLKRAKEMGIKTTAEGVDGLIPHMKADGVQIVFDATSAYVHAENSRKVNEQGAMMIDLTPAAIGPYCVPPVNLKQHVGQREMNVNMVTCGGQATIPMVYAVSRVQPVSYGEIVATVSSKSVGPGTRKNIDEFTRTTAGAVEKVGGAKKGKAIIVINPAEPPLIMRDTVHCLVEGTPDEAAITKSVHDMIKEVQKYVPGYKLVNGPVFDGNRVSVFMEVEGLGDYLPKYAGNLDIMTAAAARTAEMFAEEILKGELVLEPVAA; encoded by the coding sequence ATGACCAAAAAAATCAAGTGCGCCCTGATCGGGCCCGGCAACATCGGCACCGACCTGCTGGCCAAGCTGCAGCGCAGCCCCTTGCTCGAACCCGTGTGGATGGTGGGCATCGATCCCAACTCCGACGGTCTCAAGCGCGCCAAGGAGATGGGCATCAAGACCACCGCCGAGGGTGTGGACGGCCTGATCCCGCACATGAAGGCCGACGGTGTGCAGATCGTGTTCGACGCCACCAGCGCCTACGTGCACGCCGAGAACTCGCGCAAGGTCAATGAGCAGGGCGCGATGATGATCGACCTCACGCCCGCCGCCATCGGCCCCTACTGCGTGCCGCCGGTCAACCTCAAGCAGCACGTCGGCCAGCGCGAGATGAATGTGAACATGGTCACCTGCGGCGGCCAGGCCACCATCCCCATGGTCTACGCGGTCAGCCGCGTGCAGCCGGTGAGCTACGGCGAGATCGTCGCCACCGTGTCCAGCAAATCGGTCGGTCCCGGCACGCGCAAGAACATCGACGAGTTCACCCGCACCACGGCCGGCGCGGTCGAGAAGGTGGGCGGCGCCAAGAAGGGCAAGGCCATCATCGTGATCAACCCGGCCGAGCCGCCGCTGATCATGCGCGACACGGTGCACTGCCTGGTCGAAGGCACGCCCGACGAGGCCGCGATCACGAAGTCGGTGCACGACATGATCAAGGAAGTGCAGAAGTACGTGCCGGGCTACAAGCTGGTCAACGGCCCCGTCTTCGACGGCAACCGCGTCTCGGTCTTCATGGAGGTCGAGGGCCTGGGCGACTACCTGCCCAAGTACGCCGGCAACCTGGACATCATGACCGCCGCCGCCGCGCGCACCGCCGAGATGTTTGCCGAAGAAATCCTGAAGGGCGAGCTCGTGCTCGAACCCGTCGCCGCCTGA
- the dmpG gene encoding 4-hydroxy-2-oxovalerate aldolase, translating into MSQQKITLHDMTLRDGMHPKRHLMTLEQMKSIACGLDAAGVPLIEVTHGDGLGGSSVNYGFPAHSDEEYLGTVIPLMKQAKVSALLLPGIGTVDHLKMAHGLGVHTIRVATHCTEADVSEQHITFARKLDMDTVGFLMMAHMNSPEGLVKQAKLMEGYGANCIYITDSAGYMLPADVKARLQAVRDALKPETELGFHGHHNLAMGVANSVAAIECGATRIDAAAAGLGAGAGNTPMEVLVAVLDRMDVQTGVDVWKIQDVAEDLVTPIMDFPIRIDRDALTLGYAGVYGSFLLFAKRAAVKYGLSARDILVELGRKKMVGGQEDMIEDTAMTMARARDAREQKKAA; encoded by the coding sequence ATGAGCCAGCAAAAAATCACCCTGCACGACATGACCCTGCGCGACGGGATGCACCCCAAGCGCCACCTGATGACGCTCGAACAGATGAAGAGCATCGCCTGCGGCCTCGACGCCGCCGGTGTGCCGCTGATCGAGGTCACCCACGGCGACGGCCTGGGCGGCTCCAGCGTCAACTACGGCTTCCCGGCCCACTCCGACGAGGAGTACCTGGGCACCGTGATCCCGCTGATGAAGCAGGCCAAGGTCTCGGCCCTGCTGCTGCCCGGCATCGGCACCGTCGACCACCTGAAGATGGCGCACGGCCTGGGCGTGCACACCATCCGCGTGGCCACGCACTGCACCGAAGCCGACGTGAGCGAGCAGCACATCACCTTCGCCCGAAAGCTCGACATGGACACCGTGGGCTTCCTGATGATGGCCCACATGAACAGCCCCGAAGGCCTGGTGAAACAGGCCAAGCTGATGGAGGGCTATGGCGCCAACTGCATCTACATCACCGACTCGGCCGGCTACATGCTGCCCGCCGACGTGAAGGCCCGCCTGCAGGCCGTGCGCGACGCGCTCAAGCCCGAGACCGAGCTGGGCTTCCACGGCCACCACAACCTGGCCATGGGCGTGGCCAACTCGGTCGCCGCCATTGAATGTGGCGCCACCCGCATCGACGCTGCCGCCGCCGGCCTGGGCGCGGGCGCAGGCAACACGCCGATGGAAGTGCTGGTCGCCGTGCTCGACCGCATGGACGTGCAGACCGGTGTGGACGTCTGGAAGATCCAGGACGTGGCCGAAGACCTGGTCACGCCCATCATGGACTTCCCGATCCGCATCGACCGCGACGCGCTCACGCTGGGCTACGCCGGCGTGTACGGCAGCTTCCTGCTGTTCGCCAAACGCGCCGCCGTCAAGTACGGCCTGTCGGCGCGCGACATCCTGGTCGAACTGGGCCGCAAGAAGATGGTCGGTGGCCAGGAAGACATGATCGAAGACACGGCCATGACCATGGCTCGCGCGCGAGATGCGCGCGAGCAGAAAAAAGCGGCCTGA
- a CDS encoding thermonuclease family protein, whose translation MNRQPVRVRLAQIDAPEKRQAFGTRSRQALAELVFRQSVRVAETGRDRYGRVIGTVYLGNVDVNAQMVREGMAWVYRQYAKDRGLYELERQAQASRRGLWVDPEPVPPWEYRRSKREHATTRD comes from the coding sequence GTGAACCGTCAGCCGGTGCGTGTGCGTCTGGCCCAAATTGATGCACCCGAGAAGCGGCAAGCCTTCGGCACGCGATCCAGGCAGGCGCTCGCCGAGCTGGTGTTTCGCCAGTCGGTCCGTGTGGCCGAGACGGGGCGTGATCGTTATGGCCGAGTCATCGGCACTGTCTATCTCGGGAACGTGGACGTGAACGCGCAAATGGTGCGCGAAGGCATGGCTTGGGTCTATCGCCAGTATGCGAAAGACCGTGGGCTCTACGAATTGGAAAGGCAGGCCCAGGCCAGCAGGCGCGGCTTATGGGTTGATCCTGAGCCAGTGCCCCCGTGGGAGTATCGACGTAGCAAACGCGAGCACGCCACCACGCGAGATTAA
- a CDS encoding amidase, which yields MNAAHLSLAEHAARLRRRELTAVALIDTCAQHHARMEPRLNAYKTWDGARARSAAAAVDTLLDQGQDLGPLMGLPVSVKDLYGVPGLPVFAGSDEALPEAWQAAGPLVARLQRQLGIVVGKTHTVEFAFGGLGVNAHWGTPRNPRSPHEHRVPGGSSAGAGVSLVQGSALLALGTDTAGSVRVPASMTGQVGLKTTVGRWPVEGIVPLSSSLDTAGVLTRTVEDLAYAFAALDTESQGLPAPAPVRVQGLRVGVPTNHFWDDIDPSIAAAVEAAVQRLAQAGAQVVRFPLPHCEEAFDIFRRGGLAASELAAYLDQHFPHKVERLDPVVRDRVRWAEQVSSVEYLRRKAVLQRCGAGAARLFDDVDVLLTPTVPASPPRLADIGTVETYAPANMKAMRNTAISNLFGWCALTMPVGLDANRMPVGLQLMGPPRAEARLIGIALGIEALIGQGHALLGAPDLP from the coding sequence TTGAACGCTGCCCACCTGTCGCTGGCCGAGCACGCCGCCCGCCTGCGCCGCCGCGAACTGACGGCGGTGGCCCTGATCGACACCTGCGCGCAACACCACGCGCGCATGGAACCCCGGCTCAACGCCTACAAGACCTGGGACGGCGCGCGCGCCCGCAGCGCCGCCGCTGCGGTCGACACCCTGCTGGACCAGGGCCAGGACCTGGGCCCGCTGATGGGCTTGCCGGTGTCGGTGAAGGACCTGTACGGCGTGCCCGGCCTGCCGGTGTTTGCGGGCAGCGACGAGGCCCTGCCCGAAGCCTGGCAGGCGGCCGGCCCGCTGGTCGCGCGGCTGCAGCGGCAACTGGGCATCGTGGTCGGCAAGACGCACACGGTCGAGTTCGCGTTCGGGGGTCTTGGCGTCAACGCCCACTGGGGCACGCCCCGGAACCCCAGGTCACCCCACGAGCACCGCGTGCCAGGCGGGTCCAGCGCGGGCGCGGGCGTCTCGCTGGTGCAGGGCAGCGCCCTGCTGGCGCTGGGCACCGACACCGCCGGTTCGGTGCGCGTGCCCGCGTCCATGACCGGACAGGTGGGCCTGAAGACCACCGTGGGGCGCTGGCCGGTCGAAGGCATCGTGCCCCTGTCGTCCTCGCTCGACACCGCGGGCGTGCTCACCCGCACGGTGGAAGACCTGGCCTACGCGTTCGCCGCCCTCGACACAGAGAGCCAGGGCCTGCCCGCGCCTGCCCCGGTGCGCGTGCAAGGACTGCGCGTCGGCGTGCCGACCAACCACTTCTGGGACGACATCGACCCGAGCATCGCCGCCGCCGTGGAAGCGGCCGTTCAGCGCCTCGCCCAGGCCGGCGCGCAGGTGGTCCGGTTCCCGCTGCCGCACTGCGAGGAAGCCTTCGACATCTTCCGCCGCGGCGGCCTCGCAGCGTCCGAACTCGCGGCCTACCTCGACCAGCACTTCCCGCACAAGGTGGAGCGGCTGGACCCGGTGGTGCGCGACCGCGTGCGCTGGGCCGAGCAGGTGTCTTCCGTCGAGTACCTGCGGCGCAAGGCCGTGCTGCAGCGCTGCGGCGCGGGCGCGGCCCGGTTGTTCGACGACGTCGACGTCCTGCTCACGCCCACCGTGCCCGCCTCGCCGCCGCGGCTGGCCGACATCGGCACGGTGGAGACCTACGCGCCGGCCAACATGAAGGCCATGCGCAACACCGCCATCAGCAACCTGTTCGGCTGGTGCGCGCTGACGATGCCCGTGGGCCTCGACGCCAACCGGATGCCGGTGGGCCTGCAGCTGATGGGGCCGCCGCGCGCCGAAGCGCGGCTGATCGGCATCGCGCTCGGCATCGAGGCCCTCATCGGCCAGGGCCACGCGCTGCTGGGCGCGCCCGACCTGCCATAG
- a CDS encoding 2-keto-4-pentenoate hydratase yields the protein MTQTPNQLAEAIWAARQAGRTLDAAATIGTPDLATAYAIQRALLGLRLAAGERVVGWKLGYTSEVMRRQMGIARPNIGPLTDRMLLNSGDAVHERLVQPRVEPEIGLRLQTALDARHAPVDRHTVVAAVEGAYACLEVVHSTWTGYRFNLEQNTADNSSAGQVVVGPRLPVTDLMAAGTVAVRLHDGSHHTLGQGVGADADGHPLDAVARLARELAAFGQRLEAGDLVITGGLTKACELEVGGRLTGVFSFGDAWSVDVTVRRL from the coding sequence ATGACCCAGACGCCCAACCAACTCGCCGAAGCGATCTGGGCCGCCCGCCAGGCCGGTCGGACACTGGACGCCGCAGCCACCATCGGCACGCCCGACCTCGCCACCGCCTACGCCATCCAGCGCGCGCTGCTCGGCCTGCGCCTGGCCGCCGGCGAGCGCGTGGTCGGGTGGAAGCTGGGTTACACGTCGGAAGTGATGCGCCGCCAGATGGGCATAGCCCGGCCCAACATCGGGCCGCTGACCGACCGGATGCTGCTGAACTCGGGCGACGCGGTGCACGAGCGCCTGGTGCAGCCGCGGGTCGAACCCGAGATCGGGCTGCGCCTCCAAACCGCCCTCGACGCGCGGCACGCGCCCGTCGACCGCCACACCGTGGTCGCCGCCGTGGAGGGCGCCTACGCCTGCCTCGAAGTCGTGCACTCCACCTGGACAGGCTACCGCTTCAACCTCGAACAGAACACCGCCGACAACTCGTCCGCCGGCCAGGTCGTCGTCGGGCCACGCCTGCCGGTGACCGACCTGATGGCGGCGGGCACCGTGGCGGTGCGCCTGCACGACGGCAGCCACCACACGCTGGGACAGGGCGTGGGCGCCGATGCCGACGGCCACCCGCTGGACGCGGTGGCGCGGCTGGCGCGGGAGCTGGCCGCGTTTGGTCAGCGGCTGGAGGCGGGTGATCTGGTGATCACGGGTGGGCTGACAAAGGCTTGTGAGCTGGAGGTGGGGGGGAGGTTGACGGGAGTGTTTTCGTTTGGGGACGCTTGGTCGGTAGATGTGACTGTGCGGCGTCTGTGA
- a CDS encoding Bug family tripartite tricarboxylate transporter substrate binding protein: MQRRDFIASVGAGLALAPAAGWSQDAYPARPVKLIVPFPPGGPTDIMGRTAAKAMGDALGQSFVVENKAGAGGNIGTDAVAKAAPDGYTIGLSAISSLAIAPYLYDKLPFQVEKDFAPISLVGTTPCVIVVHPSAPFADLKGLVAYAKANPGKLGYATSGIGTSNHLAAELLQSVAGIELTNIPYKGSSQIVPDLLSGTVIMSMESSLATTLQHIRSGKLKALAVTSPTRAKALPDVPTVAESGYPGFAVETWFGLVAPAATPAAVVQKLHDAWAKGAKTAEAQAAFDNISGNLRVTTPQEFDAFIKAENNRWGALIRKLDIKAN; the protein is encoded by the coding sequence ATGCAACGCAGAGATTTCATCGCCTCCGTGGGGGCCGGCCTGGCCCTGGCACCCGCCGCTGGTTGGTCGCAGGACGCCTACCCCGCCCGTCCCGTCAAGCTCATCGTGCCCTTCCCACCGGGTGGACCCACCGACATCATGGGCCGCACCGCCGCCAAGGCCATGGGCGACGCGCTGGGCCAGTCCTTCGTGGTCGAGAACAAGGCCGGCGCCGGCGGCAACATCGGCACCGACGCGGTGGCCAAGGCCGCACCGGACGGCTACACCATCGGGCTGTCGGCCATCAGCAGCCTGGCCATCGCGCCCTACCTCTACGACAAGCTGCCGTTCCAGGTGGAAAAGGACTTCGCCCCGATCTCGCTGGTGGGCACCACGCCCTGCGTGATCGTCGTGCACCCGAGCGCACCGTTCGCCGACCTCAAGGGTCTGGTGGCCTACGCCAAGGCCAACCCGGGCAAGCTCGGCTACGCCACGTCCGGCATCGGCACCAGCAACCACCTGGCGGCCGAGCTGCTGCAGTCGGTGGCCGGCATCGAACTCACCAACATCCCCTACAAGGGGTCGAGCCAGATCGTGCCGGACCTGCTCTCGGGCACGGTGATCATGAGCATGGAAAGCTCGCTGGCCACCACCTTGCAGCACATCCGCAGCGGCAAGCTCAAGGCGCTGGCCGTCACCTCGCCCACGCGCGCCAAGGCCCTGCCGGACGTACCGACCGTGGCCGAGTCCGGTTACCCCGGCTTCGCGGTGGAGACCTGGTTCGGCCTGGTCGCCCCCGCCGCCACCCCGGCCGCCGTCGTGCAGAAGCTGCACGACGCCTGGGCCAAAGGCGCCAAGACCGCCGAGGCCCAGGCCGCGTTCGACAACATCTCCGGCAACCTGCGCGTCACCACGCCCCAGGAGTTCGACGCCTTCATCAAGGCCGAGAACAACCGCTGGGGTGCCCTGATCCGCAAGCTGGACATCAAAGCCAACTGA
- a CDS encoding 2-hydroxymuconate tautomerase, giving the protein MPFAQIYILEGRTPEQKKAVIEKVTQALHEAIDAKKETIRVWIHEMPKENWGIAGVSAKDLGR; this is encoded by the coding sequence ATGCCGTTCGCACAGATCTACATACTCGAAGGCCGCACGCCCGAGCAGAAGAAGGCCGTGATCGAGAAGGTCACCCAGGCGCTGCACGAGGCCATCGACGCGAAGAAGGAAACCATCCGCGTCTGGATCCACGAAATGCCCAAGGAGAACTGGGGCATCGCGGGCGTCAGCGCCAAAGACCTCGGCCGCTGA
- a CDS encoding SOS response-associated peptidase: MCNRYTPPALLDIEREWAVGRPNPMRWWDEVLFPRGTGPFIRRARESASYERELVAGQWGLIPWFAKEPKLKYPTNNARSEELADKASYKHPWARGQRCIIPASDFDEPNWETGRNVWWRFKRVDGAPWSLAGLWNVWTDKATGETHESYTMLTINADTHPLMKRMHKPDPKAPADAQDKRSVIPIEAGDVDTWLAGTVEEASRLLQLAPVELFDAGPTSPDSLKT; this comes from the coding sequence ATGTGCAACCGCTACACACCCCCTGCCCTGCTGGACATAGAACGTGAGTGGGCGGTCGGCAGGCCCAATCCGATGCGCTGGTGGGATGAGGTTCTTTTCCCACGCGGAACAGGCCCGTTCATTCGCCGGGCGCGAGAGTCGGCGAGCTACGAGCGCGAGCTGGTAGCCGGGCAATGGGGACTGATCCCCTGGTTCGCAAAGGAACCCAAGCTCAAGTACCCGACGAACAATGCGCGCAGCGAGGAACTGGCAGACAAGGCCAGCTACAAGCACCCTTGGGCTCGGGGCCAGCGCTGCATCATCCCCGCCAGCGACTTCGATGAACCCAATTGGGAAACCGGGCGCAATGTCTGGTGGCGGTTCAAACGGGTCGATGGTGCGCCATGGAGTCTTGCAGGGCTATGGAACGTCTGGACGGACAAGGCTACAGGCGAGACGCATGAGAGCTACACGATGTTGACCATCAACGCGGATACGCACCCGCTTATGAAGCGCATGCACAAGCCCGACCCGAAAGCACCTGCGGACGCACAGGACAAGCGCAGCGTAATTCCGATTGAAGCGGGCGATGTGGACACTTGGTTGGCGGGAACCGTGGAGGAAGCAAGTCGGTTGCTGCAGCTCGCCCCCGTCGAGTTGTTCGATGCCGGGCCTACTAGTCCAGATTCCTTAAAAACATAG